The following proteins come from a genomic window of Ailuropoda melanoleuca isolate Jingjing chromosome 2, ASM200744v2, whole genome shotgun sequence:
- the PTMA gene encoding prothymosin alpha isoform X1: protein MSDAAVDTSSEITTKDLKEKKEVVEEAENGRDAPANGNAENEENGEQEAENEVDEEEEEGGEEEEEEEEGDGEEEDGDEDEEAEAATGKRAAEDDEDDDVDTKKQKTDEDD from the exons ATGTCAGACGCGGCCGTGGACACCAGCTCCGAGATCACCACCAAG GACttaaaggagaagaaggaagttgtggaggaggcagagaatgGAAGAGACGCTCCTGCTAATGGGAACGCT GAGAATGAGGAAAATGGGGAGCAGGAGGCCGAAAACGAAGtagatgaagaagaggaagaagggggggaggaggaggaggaggaggaggaaggcgaTG GTGAGGAAGAGGATGGAGATGAAGATGAGGAGGCCGAGGCAGCTACGGGCAAACGGGCAGCTGAAGATGATGAG GATGACGATGTCGACACCAAGAAGCAGAAGACTGATGAGGATGACTAG
- the PTMA gene encoding prothymosin alpha — MSDAAVDTSSEITTKDLKEKKEVVEEAENGRDAPANGNANEENGEQEAENEVDEEEEEGGEEEEEEEEGDGEEEDGDEDEEAEAATGKRAAEDDEDDDVDTKKQKTDEDD; from the exons ATGTCAGACGCGGCCGTGGACACCAGCTCCGAGATCACCACCAAG GACttaaaggagaagaaggaagttgtggaggaggcagagaatgGAAGAGACGCTCCTGCTAATGGGAACGCT AATGAGGAAAATGGGGAGCAGGAGGCCGAAAACGAAGtagatgaagaagaggaagaagggggggaggaggaggaggaggaggaggaaggcgaTG GTGAGGAAGAGGATGGAGATGAAGATGAGGAGGCCGAGGCAGCTACGGGCAAACGGGCAGCTGAAGATGATGAG GATGACGATGTCGACACCAAGAAGCAGAAGACTGATGAGGATGACTAG